DNA from Chrysemys picta bellii isolate R12L10 chromosome 13, ASM1138683v2, whole genome shotgun sequence:
actgagcactgagtttcattgggtagatagaaagattaacctaagtaatttatacagaagcccctggaaccccgtaaaattgggtccctaatccatgaactattggaactcatttacaaaacttttcttaaacattacatgaatatgttgtctcatactataaaattagaatttataatccctattccatgatgagatctctttgagctataatgtatcttaattaaaattatctttagataggttttttccctcaaaaagcattttatcaaaaaaatccaatttaaataataaaaaaaaatcattgatttttatccaccctgactgCAATTGCCCAAACTCTGTGTTCTGGGGATAAAAAGAACTACAATCGCCAGAGCTGTCAACCAGCACCTTTTGCAAGTACTGAAATTTGCATACACCGTTGAGCACAGGGGAATTTTAATGTGAATCTTTGTTACAGAAAGTGAAGTCCTGTcagatttttcccccctgctctgaatgggggggaaaaatcgACATAATACAAATAGCCTAGGGGCTAGGAATTTGGGAGTCGGCTGTTTCATGCATCAGCCAGTAGGGTGTGTGGGAGTGCCTTGGATGCAGTGTGTACAGGGAGAGAAGGATTTTTGCTTTCAACAACCCCTCCAGGCAATGCTTATCAAGGAGAGGCTCTCTCTCAGACTGAATGGAGTCCCCTCAAGTCCTTTGTCAGAaatatagggcttgtctacacttcctTTTTGTAGCTCTCTAACTTGCTGGctaggggggtgaaaaatcacccacctgagcgcagcaagtctgagcgctttaaagcactAGTGAAGACAGGCTCCCAGCACTCGGAGCTAatcctctcatggaggtggattaccaggagcgctgggaaagctctctcccagcactcgcacgcaaccacactcgcacttcaaagcgttGCCATAGGAGCGTTcccacagcagcgctttgaagtttccagtgtagacatacccacagtgacTGTTAATGGAGGTGTGAAGGTTTGTGTGGGAGCAAAACAAGTCTATCATCAGGACAGTCCTCCTTTTGCTCCTGTCTGTTCCCAGTATTGGGCCAGGATGCAAGGGTGTGAAAACCTTCTCTGTTCCGTGACAGCATGTCCTCTATTTAGGAATGGGAACTGTAAGGTGGAGAGACAAAGTAAAGCTGAGGCTCTGGAATCCGGTTGCTCAGTGTTTTGCTAGTAAATTCCTAGAGAAAAGTCTTTTTAGGTGCTAATAAGTGGTAGCTGAATGAGCAGTTACTGTGACTGCACAGAGAACTAGCTAGTCACATCGGCATGCAAatactcagtttgcacatgccCTCTCCTAAATTGTATGAGACTCAGGccatggctatgtctacattgcacagcttccagcagcacagccaggcCGCCAAAGCCTTGTCATTGTAAGGCGCGCAGCGTAGCTGCCCTTTGttgccaggagagagctctcctgatgacaaaataaaaccatatcCAACAAGGGGCGATAGCTTCTCCACCGACAAAGCGCTGTCCACTCCGGTGCTTTTCATCATTAAAGCATTTGTCATttaggggtgtggttttttttccacacccgttaaaacttttgtcactcaatgaaagtgcagtgtagacatagcctaagtctacCCTTACCACTTTAGTCGGTGTAACTtctgtcgctcagggatgtgaaaaaaccccacctctgagtgacacaagttacaccaacagaagcgCCGCTGTGGActcgtgtagacatggcctcaggcaCGTAGTGTCTTCACAGCTGCTGCTGTCCAATCCAGCAGGAAGCTTGTCATCCACAGGAAGAGGTGGTAggtctgggcgggggggggaggatggttcttttttgttttaagtgtCTTGCTTCTTTTCCAGAtgcctgtgactgtggggccatATGGACAGTCCCAGCCCAACTGCTTTGACAGAGTGAAAATGGGCTTCATGATGGGCTTTGCTGTTGGCATGGCGGCAGGGGCACTGTTTGGCACATTTTCCTGCCTCAGGTATGTGGGACGCAGTTAATTGTAAATGTCAGTCCTAGGAGAAActgggacagagggaggggaTCTAAAGACCTTGTTCCATTTTGTAACATAGATGGAATGCTACCTGTGGCTCTAAACCAGGCTGAAGATTTGGAGCATCCAAGGTGTAGAATTAGAAATTGGACAAGCTGCCTTTGCTTGCCGGGTACAAACATACAAAGAGCTCTTCTCTTAGCACTGGAGGTTGTATGTGGCATCTGGCAGGGTCTTCTGTTGTCTTTACGTCCTGTTTTCATTGCATATCAATGACTCATTTGTTGAGAGCAGTTATCCTGAGGTGTTCAGCGTTTCTCTGTACATGCAATATTATAAATTATAAAGAACTGGTAGATCGATGGGCTCTTTAGTATCTTACACCAAAAATATATATGCGCTTATTTGAATTCTCTTCAGCTAACATCACTGATATGTGGCACTGACTACACTGAATGGGAGAAACAAGAACCATGAGTTGTTCTAaaagttgtgtttaaaaaaaacaaacgcAACCCCCCATATCCCTCCCATTGATCCTCTTCAAATCCTGGTGAATGTTTTCATAGGCACCACAATATTGGCAGGAAATGCAATCATGGATGATCTGAAGGAGCAGTAAGAGATTGCTTTTTATCCGACTTGGTTAAAAGGATATTAGCTGCTTCAATTTGCCCCAAAATTTAACTCATGTAAAACCAAACGTTTATAAAACTCATGGCAAATAAACCAGCACATTTTAAAAGTCCAAATGCACACAAGTGGTTATAAACAATTAAACTTTCCATGCAAATATTGTAGCAGGAGGAACCTGAGAGAGAAAATCACTTTGCTTATTTTTATTGTCCAACCTcctgcaaacagaaaaaaaaaaatgcagctgtAGCAGAGATTCACTTGGGCTTCAAAAGTTCCCACTTCATTTTTAGTTgatactgtccctttaaatgtagTAAATCTCACTGCCTCAAGCACATGCAGCTAGACAGGGCCCAGATGCAAGGGTCCAGAGTCTCTCCCCTCTGGCACTCAATACatagtggtgaattctccatcttaGCCTGTATAACTGACATGTCACAGACACAAAGAAGCAAGCTGCCCCTCCCCGTCCTTCCAATGGATCACAGACACAAGGGAGTGCATCCATTCTCTCCTCCCACTCATCCTATGCACCCTGAAGTCACTTGCTCCAAAACCTAAAAAGCACGTTGTCTGTACAGTCTAGAAGTGAATTAAGCCAACTCTCCTGCCAGGCACCTGATACAGAATGTCTGATGATAAAATCCAACATGCTTTCCaatctgtcagggatggattGTCACTTCAGCAATAGAATGGCCTTGGTCAGCCTGTGTGGAATCTTGCACTGTTTTCTCTCTTTCAGGATTGGCATGAGAGGACGAGAACTGATGGGTGGAGTTGGCAAAACTATGATGCAAAGTGGTGGCACGTTTGGGACATTCATGGCCATTGGCATGGGAATCCGCTGCTAACCTGGAGCATGGGATTTTTTTAACCTGAAGACTAATGCCCCTGTTCAATCATTCCACCTATGTAATATAATAAAATCTTTGGGTATCTAAAATGTTGAGTGCTCAATCCTACTGAGATCATAAAGTGTGGTATAAGACTCAGCTAGTGCGCTCTCAACAAATTGAATTGCAGTATTTTCTACTGAACTCCACACTGCCTGTGTTTATGAAGAAACAACAGCCCACAGCAGAGACAAAACTCAGTGCCCCTTTCCACATGTGGAGAAGAGGGAATTATATAGGAATAAGGAAACCTGATCAAAGAGAGAGCCACCCAGTTACTTTCCCAAAGTCAGCTGGCTCTCAGCCTGGGCTTGGCCATTGTATCTTTAGGTCTCTTGCCTCTGGGTCCCCTCtggaacccccactcctgggcaaGCTCACTGTTCCCTGCAGAGTATGGCTTATTTCCAAGATCCTTCCTGAGTCTAATTATCTCCAGTCCTTGGCCCTGCTCCTCAGGTCCAGCGCTGATAGGAGAGGTGTCAAGAGCCTTTCTCGGGGCTGCAGGGTGTCTGCCCTAAAcaaggggtgggaaagggaaaGCTAGTCACTGCCTAGGGCTGGGTTCCCTGGCTACTGGGCTCCCTAGTGGTCTCTAGTAGCCTCTCTTCTTGGGCAAGCTTTCCCCCCTGCTCCGTGGCCAGCTTCACCTTTGtaagcttcccttctccaggaAGAGCATGCTGCGCACATATGCTTAATGGCATGGCTGGAGTGTGGGATGCTGCTTAGGCTTGCTGTCAGTGGAATGGGGGTGCGTCCCATCACACACTTGCCCCCTCAAGTCCAGAAAGCTTTCTTGTTCAATCAGCTCCCAGTCTTCTAGTGAAAAGAATCTGTATTTGCATGTTCCTTCCCAGCACAGTGCTGCACCTGGAAGCTGTAGGGCTGGAGTGCCAGATACCAGCACATAACCTGGAGGTGCGAGTCCTTCAGAGAGTGTAGCCACCGTAAGGTACATGGTTTGTGACTAGGGAGAAGGGACTACCCAACAGATAATACCTGAGGGCTTCCATAGTACATTTTGTTGCCTGAGCCACCTCCTCAGTCATGTAATATGATTTCTCCCTGGGTTCACAACTTTTTGCTCAAATGTAGGAGGGGGTGCTCTTTGCCTTCAAAGTCCTGGGAGAGCACCACTGCCCGGGCCAACGTTGGCTGCACCTGTATAGAGAATGAACCCCTGGAGAAGTCTGGGTTGGCAAGGACAGGCTCCCAGCTCAGCTGCACCTCCAGGGTGTTAAAGCTCCATTGCAATAGTCATGCCAGCCAATCTTTTTGGTGACTTTGCCCTTTAGCAGCAGTTCAGTCGATGCAAAGTAGGGGATGAACCTGTGATCGTGTCCCTCCAGGCCAAGGAAGTAGTGTCTCTCTCTTCTGGTCTGTGGTGTAGGGCACGAGTTTACCATATGGACTTTATCAGTGGTTTCATAAGGCTTCCTCCTACCCAATATCCTAAATAAGTCACTTCTATCATGGTCTACTTACTCTTGGCAGGGAAGTGACTACTACTCTTAGGTGACTGAGGTGGTCTTTCCATGTgtgaacgtaagaacggccatactaggtcataccaaaggtccatctagcccagtatcctgtcttccaatcaTGGCCTATGCCAattgccccagagagaatgaacagaacaggtaatcaagtgatcaatctcctgttgcccattcccagcttctggcaaacagaggctagggccaccatccctgcccatcctagctaatagccattgatgaacttatctagttcttttgtgAACACTGTTAGTCTtgactttcacaacatcctctggctaggagtttcacaggttgactgtgtgttgtgtggaaaaaaaaacttccctttgttttaaacttgctgcttattaatttcatttggtgacccctagttcatgtgttatgagtaaataaaacttccttatttactttctccacaccaggcatgattttatagacctcgatgaTATCCcctcttaatcatctcttttccaagctgaaaagtaccagtcttattaatctcccctcatatggaagctgttccatacccctcatcatttttgttgccctttttcctgaaccttttctaattccaatatatatttttgacatggggtgaccacatctgcacgcagtattcaagatgttggcataccatggatttatatagagacaatatattttctctcattatctatccctttcttaacgattcccaatattctgttctgTGTGGTTATAAATTACAATGTAATCAAGGTAAGCTGCAGTGCATTGCTGTTAGGGTCGAAGCATTCAGTTAATCAGGCGCTGAAAAGTTGCTGCAACCCCCTGCAGGCCAAATGATTTTAAAGTTGGAAATGGCCAAAGGAGGTAGAGGGGGATGAAGACAGGGATCTGCCAATAGCCTTTTGTAAGATCTATCAAGCCAGGCCCAGCCGCTCTTAACAGCTCAACCACTTGTGGCATTATGTAAGCATCAAGCTCTGTGGCGAACTGACCTTAAGAAAGTTGATAGAGAATTGGAACGTGCCATCTGCTTTGGGGACCAGGACTATAGGGCTCCTCCAGTCACTCTTGGACTCCTCGATGACCCCAATTCTCAGTATTGCCTGCACTTCTGCTTAGACCATGTCCCACATCCTTTTGGGCAAGGGCTGAGAATTTTCTCTAACCTGTTGTCCTGGTGTGCTCTCCAGATGATGATGTATGACATATGTTCTCCCCAGGCTCATGGGGAATACAGTATCAAAGTCTtacatgagaacggccatactgggtcagactaatggtccattcagcccagtatcctgactttcGACAGTGGCTGACAGgttcttcagaaggaatgaacagaacagtcaatcatcaaatgatccatcccctgtcatctggtcccagcttctgtcagagTCTAAGGATACTCAGATCAcagtgttgcatccctgcccatcctggctaatagccattgatggacctatcctccaggaacttatttaattcttttttggaaCCTGTTATAAATTTGGCCGTCACAACAGcccctggcaaaaagttccacaagTAGtacttacttttattttaaactttctgcctgttaatttcattgggtgacccctagttcttgtgttacatgaaggagtaaataacatttccttattcattttctccacaccagtcaagattttaatagacctctatcacatcccctccacagtcatctcttttccaagctgaatagtcccagtctttttaatctctcctccaacagaagctgttccataccctcatttttgttgctcttctgtgtaccttttccaatatatcttttttgagatgtggtgaccagATCTTCACGCAGTATACACgatgtgagtgtaccatggatttatatagaataGGGccgtcaattaattgcagttatcTCACacgattaacttaaaaaaatcacaattaaaaaatttaatcatgattaattgcacttttaATCACACCATTCATAAATTTCACTGTGTTCTATTGCTTAagtatttttggatatttttctacattttcaaatatactgatttcaattacaacacaatagagtgtacagtgctcactttatatttttttatcacTAATATTTGCACTCAAAATGATAAGATAgtctttcaattcacctcatacaagtactgtagtgcaatctcgttattgtgaaagtgcagcttacaaatgtagattttttttgttacgtacCTGCACTcaaaccaatgtaaaactttagcgcctacaagtctactcagtcctacttcttgttcagccaatcgctaagacaaacaagtttgtttacatttatgggactgTAACAAGATGGCCAATGTTAAtatggtgggtcctgtgcttttcTTGGTGGGGGCTAAGATgccaccccttgcccctgctcttggggcccCGAGGGCCCCGTTAGTGGCCtgggaaggtggtaaaggagggaagcaggggaggggatgggtctGCTCctcactgagccccagcccctgcagttTCTTATCCTCTTCCCCCTTTGATGGGATATCTTTGGTCCTTACACACTGTGGGAgagtctccctcccctgctggggcagggtcttaCTTCAGTTCTCTggtcttttaaatctctcagcACACCtccagtcctcctcctcctctctgactgcctgaagcaggggggttttattaggttcctgacagggctTTAATTGACTGCACATGCTCCAATTAGCCATAGCCActctccctagtctacagggaaccatgccttatttagcctagggcttatatatTTCCCCTTTACtactctcccactgctccctggccctcctgtatcacagggACATAATGCTGCTTGAttatttacatcacctgaaagtgagaacaggtgttcacacaTTCGTAGCCAGCATTGCATGCCAGATGCAGGGGTATATGAATGTTtggcatatctggcatataaatatcttgcaaggccagctacaaaagtgcaaacacctgttctctctttcaggtgacattgtaaacaagaatcagaggggtaggcatgttcgttgtttttgtggatacagactgagTCCAGTGGCATCTTAAAAGACTGTtaatttaggcataagcttttcgtgggtaaaaccccccacttcttcagatgcatctgaagtggggttttttacccacgaaagcttatgcccaaataaatgttagtctttaaggtgccaccagcctCCTCATTGTTATTGTAAACAAGCAGcttatctcctacaaatgtaagcaaacttgtttgtctgagtgattggctgaataaggactgagtggacttgtaggctctgaagttttacattgttttatttttgaatgcagaggtttttttgtccccccccccataattctacatttgtaaattcaactttcatgataaagggattgcactacagtacttgcaatgggggaattgaaaaacaccattttttttacagtgcaaatatttgtaataaaaaaatcaactgagtactgtacactttgatttgttacaacagaatacaatatttgaaaatgtccaaaaatatgtaataaacaGGATCCTATTACCAGCACAAttattgacagccctaatatagaggcattatgatattttcttattatctacccctttcctaatggttccgaATATTGttaccttttttgactgctgctgcatgttgagtggatgttttcagagaattatccagtgactccaagatctctttcttgagtggtaacagctaatttagaccccattattttgtatgtatagctgggacagtattttccaatgtgcatgacttTGTATTTATcaccactgaatttcatctgccattttcttgcccagtcacccagttctgtgagatccctttgtaactattcactgtcagctttggacttaactatcttgagtaattctatattgtctgcaaactttgccacctcactgtttaccccattttccagatcatttaacagcactggtcccagccTCCTATCTGTTTGCTCCACTGGCCTGCAGTTTCTCCAGCAGGATCTGGAGATTACCTCCATGGGACAGGGCTCCAGTAAGGATCTGACCCTAGAGATAAGTCTGAGTACATATCAAAACCTGACTGGCACAGCTAGAAAAGTTGCCACCACAACCAATAGAGGCACAACATTCAGGGCTGGGGTAAACACTCACCACTAAGGTCCCCAAACTCCCTTAGATCACCACCCAGTTTCACTGGATCCCATTGTTTATGGTTCTTCTCCCTGTGCTTGGGGGACTTAGAATGTGCTGTCTCCTCTTGTGCTGAGCTGGAGGGAATGCCCAGTTTCTTGGACCTGGAGGAAGCCATGGTCCCGTGCTTATTGGACTGCTTCCTAATCTCCCAACTGGGCTCTACCATAGGGGTGGGTCTGCCAGCCAGAGTCAGATGTAGCATCAGGAGTTGCATTCCCCACTGAATCAGGCCGATGTCTGTGGGAGGGGTTCCCTGGCCTGGGTCCGAATGCCATCTCCATGAAATACTTCCCAGAGACAAAGTGCTCAGCCTTCTTGGGTACATCTGGGGAAGGACTGGCAAATACTGCACCTAGCTGACAGAAGAattggggcaggaggcagagagtTTGAAGCCAGGAGTTCTGCACATAGTCTGGTACCTGAACAGGGGTACAAGGTAACTCCCCGAAGTCTTCTCTGTTAaaaactaaaagaacaggagtacttgtggcaccttacagactaacaacatttatttgggcataagttttcgtgggctaaaacccacttcatcggatgcatgcagtggaaaatacagtatatcaattaaggtgggctattatcagcaggagaaaaaaaaacttttgtagtgttaatcagaatggcccatttccaacagttgacaaaaggggggaggggagagaagagaagagacgaGAGAGagggctcagtggtttgagcattggcctgctaaacccagggttgtgagctcaatccttgagggggccatttagggatctggggcaaaaaaaaaaaaaaaatctgtctgggaattggtcctgctttaagcagggggttggactagatgacctcctgaggtcccttccaaccctgatattccatatTTAAGGTGtgagtaacggggggggggggggggggggagggagagaatagtttttactttgtgtaatgacccatccactcccagtctttattcaagtctaatttaatggtgtccagtttgcaaattaattccaattctgcagtttctcattagagtctgtttttgaagtttttttgttggagaattacAACCTTTTTCcccttactgttactcacaccttcttgtcaactgtt
Protein-coding regions in this window:
- the ROMO1 gene encoding reactive oxygen species modulator 1, whose amino-acid sequence is MPVTVGPYGQSQPNCFDRVKMGFMMGFAVGMAAGALFGTFSCLRIGMRGRELMGGVGKTMMQSGGTFGTFMAIGMGIRC